Within Hydrogenophaga sp. PAMC20947, the genomic segment TGGATCGCGGCCTGTGGTCTGTTTGTGGGCTTCGCTGCGTTCACGCAGTTCCCGGGTGATCGCAAGGCGTTCGGACAGCGGCTTGGCGAGAAACTGGCTTTGCCAGTCGGGCGATCGAACCATGGCGCGAAAGCGCAAGTAGTCGGTGTCTGCGAGACACAATGCGTCGCCGTGGCTGAGCAAGTACCGCTCGCCATGAAAATCGAGCACGGTTGGATCATCGAGGAGCGTCAACCCAGCGGTGCTTGCGGCAGCGGCGCCCAGCAGGAAATCGCGATTGCCGTGCATGAAGTAGACCGGTCTCTCGCTGCTGTAACGCAGAAGCACCCCAAAGCAGGTGCGCCAGAAATCGCTGTCGCCGACGCCAGCATCGGCTCGCAACAGGTCATCGCCGGCCCAGACTTCCAGAAAGTCGCCGAGGATGACCAGCGCATCGGGTTGTTCATGGGCTGGGCGTTCCATGAACGCACGCCACAGCTGGAAAGTGGCAGGCTCTGAGGCCTGCAGGTGCAGATCGGAAATGAAATCGACCGCTTGCCAATGCGCGGGTGCGCGCAGAGGAGTCCAGCGGTCGAGAGCGGTCAAAGACATGGGGCCGGGCCGTGGGCAACGGCCCCATTGGCTGTTTAGATGACCACAGCCTTTTCGATCACAACGTCTTCCTTGGGCACGTCGTCGTGAAAGCCTTTGCGCCCGGTAGGCAGGCCTTCGATTTTTTTCACAACGTCCGAACCCGAAACCACTTTACCGAACACGGTGTAGCCCCAGCCTTGGGCGCTGGGTGCTGTGTGGTTGAGGAAGCCGTTGTTGGCGACATTGATGAAGAATTGCGCCGTCGCCGAATGGGGGTCGTTGGTGCGAGCCATGGCGAGCGTGTAGAGCTCATTCTTGACGCCGTTGTTGGCTTCGTTCTGGATCGGCGCATCGGTTGGTTTCTGGGTCATGCCGGGCTCAAAGCCACCGCCCTGAACCATGAAGCCTGGAATCACGCGGTGAAACACGGTGTTGTTGTAGTGGCCCTTGTTCACGTACGACAAAAAATTGGCGGCAGACAGCGGCGCCTTTTCAGCGTCGACCTCAACGGTGATGACGCCATGGTTGGCGATGTGCAATTCGACTTTGGGGTTGGCCATGTTCATTTCTCCAATGTGGCTTTGAGGATGGTGATCGGCGTGGTGGGCACGTTTTGAAACATGCCCTGGTTGCCGACCGGAACCGATTTTATTTTGTCAACCACGTCCATCCCGGCAATCACTTTGCCGAAGACGGTGTAACCGTACCCATCGGGACTGGGCGCATTCAAAGGCGCGTTGTCCACCAGGTTGATGAAAAACTGCGAGGTCGCTGAATTGGGGTTGGATGTGCGGGCCATGGCGACTGTGCCACGGTCGTTTTTGAGCCCATTGCTGGCCTCCAGGGCCACCGGCGCGCGTGTCGCTTTTTGCTTCATCTGCGTTGTGAAACCACCGCCCTGGATCATGAAGTTGTCGATCACGCGGTGAAACACCGTGCCTTCGTAGTGTTTGTCCTTGACGTATTGCAGGAAGTTCTCTGCCGACAGGGGGGCTTTGGTTGCGTCCAGTGCGATGACGATGTCACCCATGGATGTGGTCAGGCGCACACGCGGTGAAGCATCCTGTGCCCAACCCACCGCAGGGATGGCGAGCGCCAAGGTGGCGCCTGCAATCAACCGATTCAGGCGGCGGCGGGCAGAGGCGGGGGCGACGGGCTTCAAGGTGGCGCTGGCCAGGAAATCGTGACGAAACATCAAACCGGTCCTTCGTAAAAAATCTTCCATTGGTCTTCTTCCCGAATCCAGTACTGGCGTTTGGTCAGGCCGCGTGTCTGGCCTTGGGCCACTTCGCCGAATGTGACCACCATGGTGTCGTCTTTGTCGCGCCAGTTGAGCATGGACAGGTCCTTGAGCTGGACTTCGCGGGCACCCTGCGCCTTGACCTCGCTGGTCATGTGGGGCCACCAGTCATTCAGGTTTTGCCCCTGGTTGTTGAACTGCTCGGAATAGTGCGTGCGCAACTGGTCGAGGTTGCCTTTGCTCTTGGACTGCCGCCAGGCTTCCAGCGATGCCTCAAAACGGCGGCGGTCCTGATCCAGGGCCGAGGGATCCACCCAGTTCAACTCGTTGGCGATCACCACAGGGGTGGTCCGGGTTTCAACCCGCGCCAAAATGCTTTCGAAATCGGGGTTGGACAACACCACACAGCCTTCGGAAGCCAGTGGAGGGCGCGCAAATTGCTCGGAAGGAGAGCCGTGCAACCAGATACCGCTGCCCGTCTTGCCCCGTTGGACATCGAGCGCATTGGGGTAGTTGATGGGCAAGGCTCCCGATCCGTACAGATCGGGGAGTCTGCTGGGGTCGAGGCTGCTGGTGATGTAGTACACCCCGACAGGGGTGCGCAGATCCCCTTCCAGCAGCTTGTCGATGCCGGATTGGCCCACCGAAATGTAGTAGTCCCCAATCAACTTCAGGCGGGCCGGGCTTTGCGTTTTGTCTGCACCACCATCGGCTCTGACACTGATGTTCTCAAACAGATACAGGCGGGAGCGAGAGGCATCTACTGCAATGGCATGGCGACTCTGGGTCGACAGGCTGAGGAACTGCGTGGGAACGGCGCCCTCGGGTGGGCGCTCGGTCAAAGCGAGCAGCCTGCGCCGCGATTGCTCGCGCAGTACGCTCAGTTGTTGTTCCGCGGCCAGGGCCTTGGTGTCTGGCACGTCGCCCAACGTGCGAAGTGGCCGGGTTTGCAGGGTGAGTAAATCGCCCAGAACCAGCTGGGCCAGCTGGAAGTTGGGGAGGTCCTTGGTGAGGGCCTCGGCCTGCTCCAGAGCTTCCCGGTGGCGGGCCTGTCGAATCAGTTCGTAGATGCCCACCAGACGCGCCTCGGCCTTGCCCATCAGGGGTTCCGTGCGTTTGAGCGAGTCTTCTGAGAGATCCACGCTCATCAAGCCCGATGCCCGGGTTGGACTGCGCTGGATCTTGGCAAGGGCACTGTTGAGCAGGGAGGGGGCCGGAGCGGATGCGTCGGTTGACGGCGCGCCGCTGGCCATGGGGGCAGCAGCGTCGTTCGTGCTTTCCCTACCCAGATACGACGAGATCAACCACATGGCCGCAGCAGCAGCGGCCAAGCCACCCACACCCACGGCCCAGCGGTAGGATCCGCCGTGGCCCGAACCGGGGAAAGTGGCGGAAACGCTGGCGTGGCCTCTTTGGAAATACCGGCGACCTGCCATCAGGACCCCGTGGCTTCGCGAACGATCAACCAACGCCCGCCACTCTTGACGAAGTCCAGGGTCTTGCGGCTGGTGACGTTGAAGGTATCTGAGCTGTAGTCCTGGCGGAACTGGGCGGAGGCCCGGTCACCGGTGACGGTCACGCTCAGGTCGGTCACTTCGACTTCGATGCGTGAGCGCGGGACGATGCGGGCTTTGCGTTCAGCTTCCCAGGCGCTGCGCGACTGGCCATCGCCTGGCGTGAAATTGGGGGCATAGGCACCCAGATAACCGGTCATGTTGCGGCTGGACCACGCTTTGGCCCAGACGGCGACCGCCGTTTCCACGTCGCCCTGTGCATTGCCAGCGTCGGCCTTGGTTGCGGCGGGCGCAGGCGCAGTGGCCGGCTTGGCGACCGGGGCCGCAGCTGGTGTGGCGGCCGCCACGGTGGCAGGAGCTGGGGCACGGGCGGTCTTGCTGTCCGCGCTAAACAGGTTGCGGATCAAGCTGAGCTTGGGAGCTACGGCGGTGTTGCCGGCGTCCAGTTGCAAGGCCTTGCTGTAGGCCTGGCTGGCGAGCTTGGCGTAGACATCACCCAGGTTTTCATGAGCGGTGGCGTAGCTTGGGTTGGTGCGGATGGCCATCTCCAAGGCCGCGCGGGCCTTGTCAAACTGACTCTGGCCTGCGTACAGCACGGCAAGGTTGTTGTAGGGCTCTGGCAGCTCAGGGAATTCCTCAGTCAGCTTCGAAAAAGTGGCGATCGCATCGGCGGGTTTGCCGCTCTCGGTCTGGATCACGCCTTTGAGAAAGCGCATCTGGGGATCTTTTGGTTTGGCAACCAGGTAGGCATCTACCTTGGTCTGGGCGTCGCTGAGCTGGCCAGCACGCATCAGGCGGTTCACTTCTGCGTAGTCGTCGGACTGTGCCATGGCCAGCGGAGCGCTCAAGGCTGCTGCGACCGCTACCGAGAGCGCCATCAGGCGCAAAGGGGCAGAAATCAGGGCTCGGTGGTGGCTGCGAACCGAGCGTGACAGAAAGGACAGGTGTTGAGCGGGTTGGGACATGGGACCTCAGATGGCGAATGCGGGCAAACCGAAGACCGCGAGCGGGTCGGAAGAGGAACTATAGCCGCTGGAAGGACGCTGGGGCGCAGCCCGGCTGGCTATACTGAAGGATTGTATCTGAGGGTGTAAGTCCAACGACCTCCCAGGTGGCAACGATCTGTCAATGGGCCGCACGTCCGGTGCCGCCATCCCCGGGCTCTGCTGGCTGTTCCCAAGGCCGCGTGGCTTGTTCGTCGCGGGGTTTTGGTTTTTCAGCAACGCCCGGCAGCTGGTTGATCAAGGCGTTGGGCACCGTTACATATTCTTCTCAGGCAACCCCTTCAAGCCTTTCCATTTCTCATGACCCTTCGCCTTTTTAATTCCTTGTCGCGCCAAGTCGAGGATTTCCAGTCCATCGAGCCCGGTCACGTGCGCATGTACGTGT encodes:
- a CDS encoding tetratricopeptide repeat protein → MALSVAVAAALSAPLAMAQSDDYAEVNRLMRAGQLSDAQTKVDAYLVAKPKDPQMRFLKGVIQTESGKPADAIATFSKLTEEFPELPEPYNNLAVLYAGQSQFDKARAALEMAIRTNPSYATAHENLGDVYAKLASQAYSKALQLDAGNTAVAPKLSLIRNLFSADSKTARAPAPATVAAATPAAAPVAKPATAPAPAATKADAGNAQGDVETAVAVWAKAWSSRNMTGYLGAYAPNFTPGDGQSRSAWEAERKARIVPRSRIEVEVTDLSVTVTGDRASAQFRQDYSSDTFNVTSRKTLDFVKSGGRWLIVREATGS
- a CDS encoding peptidylprolyl isomerase yields the protein MFRHDFLASATLKPVAPASARRRLNRLIAGATLALAIPAVGWAQDASPRVRLTTSMGDIVIALDATKAPLSAENFLQYVKDKHYEGTVFHRVIDNFMIQGGGFTTQMKQKATRAPVALEASNGLKNDRGTVAMARTSNPNSATSQFFINLVDNAPLNAPSPDGYGYTVFGKVIAGMDVVDKIKSVPVGNQGMFQNVPTTPITILKATLEK
- a CDS encoding peptidylprolyl isomerase; this translates as MANPKVELHIANHGVITVEVDAEKAPLSAANFLSYVNKGHYNNTVFHRVIPGFMVQGGGFEPGMTQKPTDAPIQNEANNGVKNELYTLAMARTNDPHSATAQFFINVANNGFLNHTAPSAQGWGYTVFGKVVSGSDVVKKIEGLPTGRKGFHDDVPKEDVVIEKAVVI
- a CDS encoding UDP-2,3-diacylglucosamine diphosphatase → MSLTALDRWTPLRAPAHWQAVDFISDLHLQASEPATFQLWRAFMERPAHEQPDALVILGDFLEVWAGDDLLRADAGVGDSDFWRTCFGVLLRYSSERPVYFMHGNRDFLLGAAAASTAGLTLLDDPTVLDFHGERYLLSHGDALCLADTDYLRFRAMVRSPDWQSQFLAKPLSERLAITRELRERSEAHKQTTGRDPAAWVDVDGEAALAWLAAARATTLIHGHTHRANRHELGQGCERVVLSDWDANAMPPRADYLRLTTQGLKRHSVYGSLAA
- a CDS encoding L,D-transpeptidase family protein encodes the protein MAGRRYFQRGHASVSATFPGSGHGGSYRWAVGVGGLAAAAAAMWLISSYLGRESTNDAAAPMASGAPSTDASAPAPSLLNSALAKIQRSPTRASGLMSVDLSEDSLKRTEPLMGKAEARLVGIYELIRQARHREALEQAEALTKDLPNFQLAQLVLGDLLTLQTRPLRTLGDVPDTKALAAEQQLSVLREQSRRRLLALTERPPEGAVPTQFLSLSTQSRHAIAVDASRSRLYLFENISVRADGGADKTQSPARLKLIGDYYISVGQSGIDKLLEGDLRTPVGVYYITSSLDPSRLPDLYGSGALPINYPNALDVQRGKTGSGIWLHGSPSEQFARPPLASEGCVVLSNPDFESILARVETRTTPVVIANELNWVDPSALDQDRRRFEASLEAWRQSKSKGNLDQLRTHYSEQFNNQGQNLNDWWPHMTSEVKAQGAREVQLKDLSMLNWRDKDDTMVVTFGEVAQGQTRGLTKRQYWIREEDQWKIFYEGPV